Proteins from a genomic interval of Bradyrhizobium sp. CCGB01:
- a CDS encoding ATP-grasp domain-containing protein, translating to MHFMLVTEAQGKALLRAAAIATPSSQELRSLDEARTCRIELPVAVKAQVAAGGRGKAGGIRKANSPAELENAFDAIMGMRFAGEAPSSVLVESWLDIERELYLAVAIDSRVGGFNVLYSPRGGVTIEDGPPPLSYPVGLARNFRAHAFRALLAPVESDPKVRERVISIARRLLDIAQANECTTVEINPLVVARGGALIAADAKVVLDEAAAFRKAATASAIAASRDRAEREIRLCEEASLMLVWLDGEIGLISGGAGMTMAAMDAIDGAGAQPACFLDVSGNPTPAGFGLAFDLLDRAPNVKGILVSMFGGGLHTDRVAKTLVELLARRTSSKPVTLRLNGTRSDLATTILRDAGHRNHATLEAAVTDIVKQVGEARS from the coding sequence ATGCATTTTATGTTGGTCACTGAAGCCCAGGGCAAGGCGCTGCTGCGCGCCGCCGCCATCGCCACACCGTCCAGCCAGGAATTGCGCTCCCTCGACGAAGCGCGGACCTGTCGCATCGAGCTGCCCGTTGCCGTGAAGGCGCAAGTCGCCGCCGGTGGGCGCGGCAAGGCGGGGGGCATTCGCAAGGCGAATTCGCCCGCCGAGCTGGAAAATGCATTCGATGCGATCATGGGAATGCGGTTCGCCGGCGAGGCGCCGTCGTCCGTTCTGGTCGAGAGCTGGCTCGATATCGAGCGCGAGCTCTATCTCGCCGTGGCGATCGATAGCCGTGTCGGCGGCTTCAACGTGCTCTATTCGCCGCGCGGCGGGGTCACCATCGAGGATGGGCCGCCGCCGCTGAGCTATCCGGTCGGGCTCGCACGCAATTTCCGCGCCCACGCTTTTCGCGCGCTCCTCGCGCCGGTCGAGAGTGACCCGAAGGTGCGCGAGCGCGTGATCTCCATTGCGCGTCGCCTGCTCGATATCGCGCAGGCGAATGAATGCACGACGGTCGAGATCAATCCGCTGGTCGTCGCCAGGGGCGGCGCACTGATCGCAGCGGATGCCAAGGTCGTCCTGGACGAGGCGGCGGCCTTCCGCAAGGCCGCCACGGCGTCGGCCATTGCGGCGTCCCGCGACAGGGCCGAGCGTGAGATCCGGTTGTGCGAAGAGGCCAGCCTGATGCTGGTCTGGCTCGACGGCGAGATCGGCCTGATCTCGGGCGGGGCCGGCATGACGATGGCTGCGATGGATGCGATCGACGGCGCCGGCGCGCAGCCGGCCTGCTTCCTCGATGTGAGCGGCAATCCGACGCCCGCAGGCTTCGGGCTTGCCTTTGATCTGCTTGATCGCGCTCCGAACGTGAAGGGCATTCTGGTCAGCATGTTCGGCGGCGGGCTGCACACCGACCGTGTGGCCAAAACCCTCGTCGAACTTCTCGCGAGGCGAACATCCTCGAAGCCGGTGACTTTGCGGCTGAATGGCACCCGCAGCGATCTCGCGACGACCATCCTGCGCGACGCCGGCCATCGAAACCATGCGACGTTGGAAGCGGCCGTGACCGACATTGTGAAGCAGGTTGGGGAGGCGCGGTCATGA
- a CDS encoding aldehyde dehydrogenase translates to MPRKYGLAIANETVTTPNQEWFAAINPYSREEWALVPQATPSQVADAIAAARTAYDSVWSKTTGLARATLLNRLADLLDAQAERMAIMESTDNGKIIRETHGQMHFAARAYRFFAGCADKIFGDTIPLDQRDVFDFTRREPIGVAVLITAWNSPMGLLANKLAPALAAGNCVVIKPSEHASVTTLEFAELVREAGFPAGVVNVVTGDYRAGQALLTSGRIDRVSFTGSPNVGRQIAAEAGRSLVPVTLELGGKSPNVIFEDADLDKATVGALAGIFGATGQTCIAGSRLLVQRSVHDEIVKRLVARARKIRLGNPLEKATDMGTVANEPQFERILKCIGDAQGEGAVLACGGKPATGDGLGKGLFIEPTIFTGVENKMAIAQEEVFGPVLSIIPFDTEEQAISIANDTRYGLASGIWTTNLSRALRVSRAIHAGTVWVNTYRASSAMAPFGGFKESGFGKERGVAALDEFLQTKNVMIDFSNEERDPFALKM, encoded by the coding sequence ATGCCCAGGAAGTATGGACTTGCGATTGCCAACGAGACGGTGACCACGCCGAACCAGGAATGGTTCGCCGCCATAAACCCCTATAGCCGCGAGGAATGGGCATTGGTGCCGCAGGCAACGCCCTCGCAGGTCGCCGATGCGATCGCCGCTGCCAGGACCGCCTATGACTCCGTCTGGAGCAAGACCACCGGGCTCGCCCGCGCGACGTTGCTGAACAGGCTGGCCGATCTGCTCGATGCCCAAGCCGAGCGCATGGCCATCATGGAGAGCACCGACAACGGAAAGATCATCCGGGAGACCCACGGTCAGATGCATTTTGCCGCGCGCGCCTATCGGTTCTTCGCGGGCTGCGCCGACAAGATCTTCGGCGATACCATTCCGCTGGACCAGCGCGATGTCTTCGACTTCACGCGCCGGGAGCCGATCGGCGTTGCGGTTCTCATCACGGCCTGGAATTCGCCCATGGGCCTGCTTGCGAACAAGCTTGCCCCGGCGCTTGCGGCAGGCAATTGCGTCGTCATCAAGCCTTCCGAGCATGCATCGGTGACGACGCTGGAATTCGCCGAGCTGGTCCGGGAGGCGGGCTTTCCGGCGGGCGTCGTCAATGTCGTGACCGGCGACTACAGGGCGGGGCAGGCGCTGCTCACGAGTGGCCGGATCGATCGTGTCAGTTTCACGGGGAGCCCCAATGTCGGCCGTCAGATCGCGGCAGAGGCGGGCCGCTCCCTTGTCCCGGTCACGCTGGAGCTGGGCGGCAAGTCTCCCAACGTCATCTTCGAAGACGCCGACCTCGACAAGGCGACCGTCGGGGCTCTCGCCGGCATTTTCGGCGCAACGGGGCAAACATGTATTGCCGGCTCGCGGCTCCTCGTTCAGCGCTCAGTTCACGATGAGATCGTGAAGCGGCTCGTCGCCCGCGCCCGGAAGATCAGGCTCGGCAATCCATTGGAAAAGGCGACCGATATGGGGACGGTGGCGAACGAGCCACAGTTCGAGCGGATCCTCAAATGCATCGGCGATGCGCAAGGGGAGGGCGCGGTTCTCGCTTGCGGCGGAAAGCCAGCGACAGGGGATGGTCTGGGGAAAGGCCTGTTTATCGAGCCGACCATCTTCACCGGCGTGGAGAACAAGATGGCGATTGCCCAGGAGGAGGTGTTCGGGCCTGTGCTCTCGATCATTCCCTTCGATACGGAGGAGCAAGCGATCAGCATCGCCAACGATACCAGATATGGCCTGGCCTCCGGGATTTGGACGACGAACCTGTCGCGCGCATTGCGCGTCTCGCGGGCCATTCATGCAGGGACGGTCTGGGTGAATACCTATCGTGCGTCCAGCGCGATGGCGCCGTTCGGTGGCTTCAAGGAGTCGGGATTTGGCAAAGAGCGTGGGGTGGCGGCACTGGATGAATTCTTGCAGACCAAGAACGTCATGATCGATTTTTCGAACGAAGAGCGCGATCCGTTTGCTCTGAAGATGTGA
- a CDS encoding N-acyl homoserine lactonase family protein — translation MSEYEIYAIRYARKDDRRSSENFIAHDAPDTQMPMDFFVWALVSRNRTVIVDTGFDEKAGRARNYAVTRPVAEGLKQIDIDPENVKDVILTHMHWDHAGNHDLFPRARYHVQEREMHFCTGRCMCDAQQSKAYNAEDVGHIVRRNFEGSVTLHDPNSDFDDGISLHWLGGHTAGLQIVRVRTRRGYVVLASDASHYYANILQSRPFPVLFDTKQTLNGFAVIRKLADSPSHIIPGHDRQVLSLFPAARDELDGIARLDADPRGSPA, via the coding sequence ATGTCCGAGTATGAAATCTATGCGATCCGTTACGCCAGGAAGGATGACCGGCGCTCGTCGGAGAACTTCATCGCGCACGATGCGCCCGATACGCAGATGCCGATGGACTTCTTCGTCTGGGCGCTGGTCAGCCGAAACCGGACGGTGATCGTCGATACCGGCTTTGACGAGAAGGCCGGAAGGGCGCGCAACTACGCCGTCACGCGGCCGGTTGCCGAAGGGCTGAAGCAGATCGATATCGATCCTGAGAACGTCAAGGACGTCATCCTGACCCACATGCATTGGGACCATGCCGGCAACCACGATTTGTTTCCCCGGGCGCGGTATCACGTGCAGGAGCGCGAGATGCATTTCTGCACGGGCCGGTGCATGTGCGACGCGCAGCAAAGCAAGGCCTACAATGCGGAGGACGTCGGCCATATCGTCAGACGGAACTTCGAAGGAAGCGTGACCCTTCACGATCCAAACTCCGATTTCGACGACGGAATATCCTTGCACTGGCTCGGCGGTCACACCGCGGGACTTCAGATCGTCAGGGTCAGGACGCGACGAGGTTACGTGGTGCTCGCCTCGGACGCTTCGCACTACTACGCCAACATTCTCCAGAGCCGGCCATTTCCTGTGTTGTTCGATACGAAGCAGACGCTGAACGGCTTCGCGGTCATCCGGAAATTGGCCGATAGCCCGTCCCATATCATCCCGGGGCATGACCGGCAGGTGCTGTCGCTGTTTCCTGCCGCGCGCGATGAGCTCGACGGCATCGCGCGACTGGATGCCGATCCTCGCGGAAGCCCTGCCTAA
- a CDS encoding tripartite tricarboxylate transporter substrate binding protein, with protein sequence MRVLLLTIVLLLSQLSGAGAQNYPSQRITVIAPFAPGSGTDGVARIVFQRLSELLKTTIVIDNRVGANGALGATAAARSVPDGYTLLVGGTSTHAANPSMLKSIQYDPVADFAPISQFGLFPYFLIIDPGLPVKNVADLVALAKTKPGSLTFGYANALGQLSGEAFKRRAGIDIAAVPYRNSPQVVTDIIAQRVSMTFTDMAPAVSQVEAGTARALATTNLGRASRFPEIPTMKEGGLEFINISAWSGLFAPKGTPPEIVAKLAEGVREVLAEPETRSRLADIGFEAQWVGPAEFGEHVKSDMELWATTTREAGIERQ encoded by the coding sequence GTGCGGGTGCTGTTGTTGACGATTGTCCTGCTGCTTTCGCAGTTGAGCGGGGCAGGGGCGCAAAACTATCCCTCGCAGCGGATTACGGTGATCGCGCCGTTCGCGCCCGGCAGCGGGACCGATGGCGTTGCGCGCATCGTGTTTCAGCGGCTGTCGGAGCTGCTGAAGACGACGATCGTCATCGACAATCGCGTCGGCGCCAATGGAGCGCTGGGCGCAACGGCGGCTGCTCGTTCAGTACCTGATGGATATACGTTGCTGGTCGGCGGAACGTCCACGCACGCAGCCAACCCCAGCATGCTGAAATCGATCCAGTACGATCCCGTCGCCGACTTCGCGCCCATTTCGCAGTTTGGCCTGTTTCCCTATTTTCTGATCATTGATCCGGGCCTGCCCGTCAAGAACGTGGCCGATCTCGTGGCGCTGGCCAAGACCAAGCCGGGCTCGCTCACGTTCGGTTATGCCAACGCGCTTGGCCAGCTGTCCGGCGAGGCATTCAAGCGGCGGGCGGGCATCGATATTGCTGCCGTGCCCTATCGGAACAGCCCGCAGGTCGTCACCGACATCATCGCGCAACGCGTGTCCATGACGTTCACGGATATGGCTCCCGCGGTGTCCCAGGTCGAGGCCGGCACGGCACGCGCGCTCGCCACCACAAACCTCGGCCGGGCCTCGCGTTTCCCCGAGATCCCGACGATGAAGGAAGGGGGCCTCGAGTTCATCAACATCTCCGCATGGAGCGGGCTCTTCGCGCCCAAGGGCACGCCGCCGGAGATCGTTGCAAAGCTCGCCGAGGGCGTGCGCGAGGTGTTGGCCGAGCCCGAGACCCGCAGCCGGCTCGCCGATATCGGCTTCGAGGCGCAATGGGTCGGGCCGGCGGAGTTCGGCGAGCACGTCAAGAGCGACATGGAATTGTGGGCGACGACAACGAGGGAAGCTGGCATCGAGCGCCAGTGA